In Flavobacterium lacustre, a genomic segment contains:
- a CDS encoding MFS transporter: MKNQQSTFIKLLPILFGFFIMGFCDLVGISVTYAQSQFNWSETQAGFLPSLVFLWFFILSIPAALAMDKYGRKNLVLLGLACTLIATLIPMISFTETNCYITFILLGIGNTILQVSLNPLITDVVSGKQLTSFITGGQFVKAISSFTGPLIVGYFSLHYGSWEKSFYVYTAITSLSLVWLFFTKIEETVLEKQTASFRKTIGLLQDKNILLSFLGILCMVGLDVGMNTVTPKLLIERVGLAKEAATYGSSWYFAARTIGTVFGVLLLSKFSEKSFFKVNMIVVAMALVGLLFVQSQIMILILVSVVAFASSSIFAVIYTLAIKSKPLATNEISGLMITGVAGGAIFPPLMGFATDALGSQQGSILILLICGSYLLFCSFKLGSSSAAN, from the coding sequence ATGAAAAATCAACAATCTACATTTATAAAACTTCTTCCTATTTTGTTTGGGTTTTTTATTATGGGTTTCTGCGACCTTGTGGGAATCTCGGTTACTTATGCCCAATCTCAGTTTAATTGGAGTGAAACACAAGCGGGGTTTTTACCATCTCTTGTTTTTCTATGGTTTTTTATTCTATCCATTCCTGCCGCACTTGCTATGGATAAATACGGGAGAAAAAACCTTGTTTTATTAGGTTTAGCATGCACTTTAATTGCTACATTAATTCCTATGATATCTTTTACAGAGACCAACTGTTATATTACCTTTATCCTTCTAGGTATAGGTAATACGATTTTACAAGTCTCACTAAACCCTTTGATAACTGATGTGGTAAGTGGTAAACAACTCACGAGTTTTATAACAGGAGGACAGTTTGTCAAAGCAATATCATCATTTACAGGACCATTAATTGTAGGTTATTTTTCTTTGCATTATGGCTCATGGGAAAAAAGTTTTTATGTCTATACAGCTATAACTTCTTTGTCGTTAGTTTGGTTATTTTTTACAAAGATTGAAGAAACAGTCCTAGAAAAACAAACAGCAAGTTTTAGAAAAACAATTGGATTATTACAAGATAAAAATATTTTATTGTCTTTTTTAGGGATTTTATGTATGGTAGGTTTAGATGTAGGTATGAATACCGTAACTCCAAAATTATTAATTGAAAGAGTAGGACTCGCTAAAGAAGCTGCTACGTATGGATCAAGTTGGTATTTTGCAGCACGAACTATAGGTACAGTTTTTGGAGTTTTACTTTTGTCAAAGTTTTCAGAAAAATCTTTTTTTAAAGTGAATATGATAGTGGTGGCAATGGCACTTGTAGGTTTGTTATTTGTTCAAAGTCAAATAATGATTTTGATTTTGGTAAGTGTTGTCGCTTTTGCTTCGTCTAGTATTTTCGCTGTCATTTATACCCTTGCGATTAAATCAAAACCTTTAGCAACTAATGAAATATCAGGTTTAATGATAACGGGTGTTGCAGGAGGTGCAATTTTTCCGCCTTTAATGGGTTTTGCAACTGACGCTTTAGGTTCCCAACAAGGATCAATACTAATATTATTAATTTGTGGTAGCTATTTGTTATTCTGTTCTTTTAAGTTAGGCTCTTCTTCCGCTGCAAATTGA
- a CDS encoding glycoside hydrolase family 76 protein, which produces MKKIITLVTLLISFSSNAQIQKIHSSKVYKERAETFFTLVNSLYYIPKHQLFSEYYPNTNQPNLNYFNDGEKAAKEVSFLWPYSGMTSAINVLYKIDKKKYKVVLDKLVQSQKQYLDTVRKPNGYQAYPVRFDKSDRYYDDNGLVGIDYIEAYTNTKNPAYLKDAKEVFEFIISGWDDSLEGGVTWLEGVKDQKPACSNGKATVLALKIYEQTKDKYYLDWGLKFYNWMFTHLRAKEGIYWNDMKTADRSILKTAWTYNTGTMLQAAVSLYKITNDKKCLTEAHALAEGSYNYFGKKQPDGRISILDNAWFTTVLFRGYQDLYEVEKNSKYIDTLIVNLDYAWDNAKDNEGLVYSNWNKEKDEYKTPKWLLDQAAVAELYARIALIKKKI; this is translated from the coding sequence ATGAAAAAAATCATAACATTAGTTACCTTATTAATCTCATTTTCTTCGAATGCACAGATACAAAAGATACATTCGTCTAAGGTCTATAAAGAGAGAGCAGAAACTTTTTTTACATTAGTAAATTCCTTGTATTATATTCCTAAGCATCAATTGTTTTCGGAATATTATCCAAACACTAATCAGCCTAACCTTAATTATTTTAATGATGGGGAAAAAGCGGCAAAGGAAGTCTCTTTTTTATGGCCCTATAGCGGAATGACTTCTGCTATTAATGTGCTTTATAAGATAGATAAGAAAAAATACAAAGTAGTTCTGGATAAACTGGTTCAGTCACAAAAACAGTATCTTGATACCGTAAGAAAGCCAAATGGGTATCAAGCTTATCCTGTTCGTTTTGATAAATCTGACCGTTATTATGATGATAATGGTCTAGTAGGTATTGATTATATAGAAGCTTATACTAATACTAAAAACCCAGCTTATTTAAAAGATGCCAAAGAAGTTTTTGAGTTTATCATTAGTGGGTGGGACGACAGTCTCGAAGGTGGTGTTACTTGGCTTGAAGGAGTTAAAGATCAAAAACCAGCTTGTAGTAATGGAAAAGCGACAGTGCTTGCTTTAAAAATTTACGAGCAAACAAAAGATAAATATTATCTGGATTGGGGATTAAAGTTTTATAATTGGATGTTTACTCATTTACGAGCAAAAGAGGGAATCTATTGGAACGATATGAAAACCGCTGATCGATCTATTTTAAAAACCGCTTGGACATACAATACTGGAACAATGTTGCAGGCTGCCGTTAGTTTGTATAAAATTACTAATGACAAAAAGTGTTTGACAGAAGCACATGCGTTAGCAGAAGGTTCTTATAATTATTTTGGAAAAAAACAGCCAGACGGAAGAATTTCTATATTGGATAATGCATGGTTTACCACAGTGTTATTTAGAGGTTATCAGGATCTTTATGAGGTTGAAAAAAACTCAAAATATATTGATACTTTAATCGTTAATTTAGATTACGCTTGGGATAACGCAAAGGACAATGAAGGATTAGTATACAGTAATTGGAACAAGGAAAAAGACGAGTACAAAACACCTAAATGGTTGTTGGATCAGGCTGCTGTTGCAGAGCTATATGCCAGAATTGCCTTAATTAAGAAAAAAATATAA
- a CDS encoding RagB/SusD family nutrient uptake outer membrane protein has translation MKTKHILILLIMSIFWGCESLDTPLLDKESDISYWDKPDDALYALNSCYPDLYGAEQFIFNESLSDNSYTKTNNGSLVRDVANGSYDPSAPLIRDVWNARYAGIKRCNLLLGNIDKVPGLSNDLKNRYIAEARAIRAYHYFILMNNFGDIPLVTSEISIEESRTITRTPKDEVLQFILDELDFAKILPNSYSDADKGRFTKGAAMALKARVLLCESRWREVADICDAIINKKEAGNIDLFNGSFADLFKPENKDNVEVLLNVEFMPINREQGNQYFLIPPSLGGYAGISPSQELVDSYILLNGNTIEDASYNELTPYVNRDPRLDATIIRHESKLQIPGGSSVTINTALGTGDDSINNSSNCTPTGYYVSKFYDNTARNMLNSGSNLILIRYADVLLMYAEAKAKLNEFGQNEWDSTIKKLRVRAGFTNANALNFPVVANEKMQEIIRRERRCELAMEGLRLMDLRRWKEAEVVLNGWLHGIKTNEAPSIDNGYIRVDNRSFDKMKHYLWPIPQAERDLNKNLSQNPNW, from the coding sequence ATGAAAACAAAACATATATTAATACTACTTATAATGAGTATCTTTTGGGGATGTGAAAGTCTTGACACTCCCTTGTTGGATAAAGAATCTGATATTTCTTATTGGGATAAACCTGATGATGCACTATATGCATTGAATAGCTGCTACCCTGATTTGTATGGTGCAGAGCAATTTATTTTTAATGAGTCACTTTCTGATAATTCATATACTAAAACAAACAATGGTTCATTAGTTAGAGATGTAGCCAATGGGAGTTATGATCCTTCTGCGCCGTTAATTCGCGACGTATGGAACGCTAGATATGCAGGTATCAAAAGATGTAATCTTTTATTGGGAAACATTGATAAAGTACCAGGTTTAAGCAATGATTTAAAAAACAGGTATATAGCAGAAGCAAGAGCAATCAGGGCTTATCATTATTTTATCCTGATGAATAATTTTGGAGATATCCCTTTGGTAACATCCGAAATAAGCATCGAAGAATCGAGAACGATTACAAGAACTCCAAAAGACGAAGTATTACAATTTATTCTAGATGAACTAGATTTTGCTAAAATCTTACCAAATTCCTATTCTGATGCAGATAAAGGACGTTTTACAAAAGGTGCTGCAATGGCTTTAAAAGCAAGAGTTTTACTTTGTGAAAGCCGATGGAGAGAAGTTGCCGACATTTGTGATGCTATCATAAATAAAAAAGAAGCGGGTAATATCGATTTGTTTAATGGTTCCTTTGCTGACTTGTTTAAGCCAGAAAATAAAGACAATGTAGAAGTTCTTTTAAATGTAGAATTTATGCCTATAAATAGAGAACAAGGGAATCAATACTTTTTAATCCCACCTTCTTTAGGAGGCTATGCCGGAATTTCCCCGAGTCAGGAATTAGTTGATAGTTATATTTTATTAAATGGGAATACTATTGAAGATGCCAGTTACAATGAATTGACACCATATGTGAACAGAGACCCTCGTTTAGATGCAACAATAATTAGACATGAGTCAAAATTACAAATTCCGGGTGGTTCTTCTGTTACAATAAATACGGCATTAGGAACAGGTGATGATTCCATAAATAATTCTTCAAATTGTACTCCAACGGGGTATTATGTGTCTAAATTTTATGACAATACGGCTAGAAACATGCTTAATTCAGGTTCTAATCTGATTTTAATTCGCTATGCCGATGTGTTGCTTATGTATGCTGAAGCTAAAGCAAAATTGAATGAATTTGGTCAAAACGAATGGGATTCAACTATTAAAAAACTGAGAGTAAGAGCTGGTTTTACTAATGCAAATGCATTAAATTTTCCAGTGGTTGCAAATGAAAAAATGCAAGAAATTATTCGTCGTGAACGTCGTTGTGAGTTGGCTATGGAAGGTTTACGTCTAATGGATTTAAGACGCTGGAAAGAAGCTGAAGTTGTTCTAAATGGATGGTTACATGGAATAAAAACAAATGAAGCTCCATCAATTGACAATGGTTATATTCGTGTAGATAACAGAAGTTTTGATAAAATGAAACATTATCTATGGCCTATACCACAAGCTGAAAGAGATTTAAATAAAAACTTATCACAAAACCCTAACTGGTAA
- a CDS encoding SusE domain-containing protein: MKNKYSRFLCLIAIMLLIGCTDKYELEVGFDAPESLVSPANNQLVAIDLENGSPTQFEWAKSNSYFGGVVLYEVYFDKENGDFTNPIFKIVSNGGGGDNFLSLTPKQLIVLAKLANIGIDSEGVIKWKVMASQGGERKETQEIRTLRLKRPAGIAEVPSELFVYGSGFEAKQIENAMKFNKVEDGVFEIFAAVSNGELKLCNSVNNEKVYYKLGANNKLIESEDQSGIEMNGTGKPYRIIVDFNLLTVKTTEIKLIQMIRTWQFNLGDLTYIGNHQFEVKNIALPFYHDWGYPEERYRFWVTTNEGLEIWGSYHNDAMNSSNISGLNAYGIQPDGGQPLEYYNIYNLANISSPGQNQDWTGMYKLPKGSENKHANVLIDMSPTGSYKHKITIID, encoded by the coding sequence ATGAAAAATAAATATAGCAGGTTTCTTTGCCTGATAGCTATCATGCTTTTGATAGGCTGTACTGATAAATATGAACTTGAAGTGGGGTTTGATGCACCAGAATCATTGGTTAGCCCCGCAAATAATCAACTTGTAGCAATAGATTTAGAAAATGGCTCTCCAACACAGTTTGAGTGGGCAAAATCTAATTCATACTTCGGTGGCGTTGTATTGTATGAAGTGTATTTTGATAAAGAAAATGGAGACTTTACGAACCCTATCTTTAAAATAGTTTCAAATGGTGGAGGTGGTGATAATTTTTTGTCTTTAACACCAAAGCAATTAATTGTTTTAGCAAAACTAGCTAATATAGGAATAGACTCGGAGGGTGTTATAAAATGGAAAGTTATGGCTTCTCAAGGAGGTGAAAGAAAAGAAACACAAGAGATTCGAACGCTACGATTAAAACGTCCAGCTGGAATTGCTGAAGTCCCAAGCGAATTATTTGTTTATGGATCTGGATTTGAAGCAAAGCAAATTGAGAATGCCATGAAATTCAATAAAGTGGAAGATGGTGTTTTCGAAATTTTTGCTGCAGTTTCAAACGGAGAATTAAAATTGTGTAATTCTGTTAATAATGAAAAGGTTTATTATAAACTAGGAGCAAATAATAAATTGATTGAATCAGAGGATCAATCAGGTATTGAGATGAATGGTACAGGAAAACCCTATCGAATTATAGTTGATTTTAATCTTCTTACTGTTAAAACTACAGAAATCAAATTAATTCAGATGATTCGTACTTGGCAATTTAACCTTGGAGATTTAACTTATATTGGGAATCATCAATTTGAAGTTAAGAATATTGCCTTACCATTTTATCATGATTGGGGCTATCCAGAAGAACGTTATCGCTTTTGGGTAACAACAAATGAGGGGTTAGAAATTTGGGGAAGTTATCATAATGATGCGATGAATTCTTCAAATATATCTGGACTTAATGCTTATGGTATTCAACCGGATGGCGGACAACCTTTAGAATATTATAATATTTATAATTTAGCAAATATTTCAAGCCCAGGTCAAAATCAAGATTGGACAGGTATGTACAAATTACCTAAAGGTTCAGAAAATAAACACGCAAATGTACTTATAGATATGTCTCCTACGGGAAGCTACAAACACAAGATAACTATAATTGATTAA
- a CDS encoding glycoside hydrolase family 76 protein, producing the protein MKTIQNISIVLISILFFSCQENQDNELATQEPTIPVNSISYKEKAKKTFDLIQQYYKINGSGLYLENFPKQSDDRQCSYLWSLDGLLSGVNQLKAIGYKDQELNDPYIALEKYYDTQRTPNAYPAFPVQYSLDDRFYDDNAIISLELIEDYEITKNPASLARAEKQVAFSITGEDNKCGGGIYWVEQYKNKPENDFCNKAVCASAFTTTYLLKLYQHTQNEEYLKFAKRIYSWLTTNTKDPVDNLFWNDIRVRDNYINKTKWTYNSGAMITNNVLLYEITKDINYLNEARAIASSSYRVFTRTEHSQLFFPNHDSWFNVCLFRGYLDLLRHDKNALNYVTTFINNADYAWKNARNSNDLFYEDWSGIKQGRDKWLLQQAALVEIYGRIALLKGEHE; encoded by the coding sequence ATGAAAACGATACAAAATATAAGTATAGTATTAATTTCTATCCTGTTCTTTTCTTGTCAAGAAAACCAAGATAATGAATTAGCTACCCAAGAACCCACTATTCCTGTTAACTCTATTAGTTATAAAGAAAAAGCCAAAAAGACTTTTGATTTAATACAACAATATTATAAGATAAATGGTAGTGGTCTTTATCTTGAAAATTTCCCAAAACAAAGTGATGATAGACAATGTTCTTATCTTTGGTCTCTTGATGGGCTTTTATCTGGAGTAAATCAATTGAAAGCCATAGGATATAAAGATCAGGAATTAAATGATCCTTATATCGCTTTGGAAAAGTATTATGATACGCAACGTACACCCAATGCATATCCAGCATTCCCAGTTCAATATAGTTTAGATGATCGATTCTATGATGACAATGCCATAATAAGCCTCGAATTAATCGAAGATTACGAAATTACTAAAAATCCAGCATCTTTAGCTCGAGCCGAAAAACAGGTAGCATTTAGCATTACAGGGGAAGATAATAAATGTGGTGGCGGAATCTATTGGGTAGAGCAATATAAAAACAAGCCTGAAAATGATTTTTGTAACAAAGCGGTGTGTGCAAGTGCTTTTACAACTACATATCTACTTAAATTGTATCAGCATACACAAAATGAAGAATATTTAAAATTTGCAAAAAGAATATATTCATGGTTGACAACGAATACAAAAGATCCGGTAGATAATCTTTTTTGGAATGATATTAGAGTAAGGGATAATTATATAAACAAAACCAAGTGGACTTATAATTCAGGTGCCATGATTACCAATAATGTTTTGTTATATGAAATTACCAAAGATATTAATTATCTAAATGAAGCTAGAGCGATTGCATCTTCTTCTTACCGAGTTTTCACAAGAACGGAACATAGTCAATTGTTCTTTCCAAATCATGACTCATGGTTCAATGTATGTCTTTTTAGAGGGTATTTAGATCTCCTTAGACACGATAAAAATGCGCTAAATTATGTGACTACATTTATTAATAATGCCGATTACGCATGGAAAAATGCTAGAAATAGTAACGATTTATTTTATGAGGACTGGTCAGGTATTAAACAAGGAAGAGATAAATGGTTGTTGCAACAAGCTGCTTTAGTTGAAATTTACGGACGTATTGCTTTACTAAAAGGAGAGCATGAATAA
- a CDS encoding GH92 family glycosyl hydrolase, which yields MNKIVILVFSAFIGLTSTSIMGQKANKKLSDYVDPNIGTAHSRWFFYTPASMPFGLAKLGPSTNGHIGNVQGWEATGYDDRDTSIEGFACLHEFQIGGIVLAPSVGKLQTSPGSLENPDEGYRSRFDRKDEYATAGYYSVLLKDYNVKAELTATKRVGFQRYTFPKSSQSNIIFDIGNRQGESGAVKESKVTITKDGRIEGYVITIPEYVKKYQSGADVAMYFSAVLDKKPIAFGTFNKKETRSGDVAIEGEGSGAYLTFNTTENEAITVKIGLSYTSIANARLNLDAEAKKLNFDKARKQSGLTWNEYLGRITVEGKNKEDKVKFYTGLYHALLGRGLGSDVNGAYPMNNGKVGQIPLDSKGKPQHHYYNTDAIWGGFWNLTQLWSLAYPEYYADWVQAQLLVYKDAGWLGDGIANSKYVSGVGTNFTGLAIASAYNSGIRNFDVEKGYEAALKNELEWRGRIEGAGKMDVKQFVELGYSPQIDNIGFDTNGNGSGFSASHTLEYSYSAYAVAQFAKALGKTNDYEKLIKLSEGWKLLYDKETKFIRPKHADGKFVDNFNPSQPWRGFQEGNAWQYTFYVPHNVPGLVATLGKDVFNDRLENIFEKSQKNVFGGGTTIDAFAGLSGFYNHGNQPNLHISWLFNFSGKPYLTQKWVHAICDEFYGTEGIHGYGYGQDEDQGQLGAWYVMSSIGLFDVKGLTDVNPSFQIGSPLFDKVTIKQAKKSGRKDFVINITNNSKTNVYLEDVNLNGKNLDKLSIDLKDITRGGILKMNVGDKPSSKWSN from the coding sequence ATGAATAAAATAGTAATCTTAGTATTTTCGGCCTTCATAGGTCTTACCTCTACTTCTATAATGGGGCAGAAAGCAAATAAAAAACTATCAGACTATGTTGACCCTAATATTGGTACAGCGCATAGCCGTTGGTTTTTTTATACTCCAGCCTCAATGCCATTTGGCTTGGCTAAACTAGGGCCTTCGACAAATGGACATATAGGAAATGTACAAGGTTGGGAAGCTACTGGATATGATGATAGAGATACTTCAATTGAAGGATTTGCCTGTTTACACGAATTTCAGATAGGAGGTATTGTTCTAGCGCCATCTGTTGGAAAGTTACAAACCAGTCCGGGAAGTCTAGAAAATCCAGACGAAGGATATAGATCTAGATTTGATCGTAAGGATGAATATGCTACTGCAGGGTATTATTCAGTATTATTAAAAGACTATAATGTTAAAGCTGAACTTACAGCAACAAAAAGAGTTGGTTTTCAACGTTATACGTTTCCAAAATCGTCACAGTCTAATATCATTTTTGATATTGGAAACAGACAAGGAGAAAGTGGGGCTGTTAAAGAATCTAAAGTCACAATTACCAAAGATGGTAGGATAGAAGGCTATGTTATAACGATACCAGAATACGTTAAAAAGTATCAGTCAGGTGCTGATGTTGCGATGTATTTTTCGGCTGTTTTAGATAAGAAACCAATTGCTTTTGGAACATTTAATAAAAAAGAAACTCGTTCAGGAGACGTAGCAATCGAAGGTGAAGGTTCAGGTGCTTATTTAACCTTTAATACTACTGAAAACGAAGCTATTACTGTAAAAATTGGATTATCTTATACTTCTATTGCTAATGCTCGTTTAAACCTAGATGCTGAGGCTAAAAAACTAAACTTCGACAAAGCCAGAAAACAAAGTGGTCTTACATGGAATGAATATCTGGGAAGAATAACAGTAGAAGGAAAAAATAAAGAGGATAAAGTTAAGTTCTATACAGGATTATACCATGCCTTACTTGGACGTGGTTTAGGAAGTGATGTAAATGGAGCTTATCCAATGAACAATGGGAAAGTTGGTCAAATACCTTTGGATAGTAAAGGAAAGCCTCAACATCATTATTATAATACCGATGCTATTTGGGGTGGATTTTGGAATTTAACTCAATTATGGTCTTTAGCGTATCCTGAGTATTATGCTGATTGGGTTCAAGCGCAATTGTTGGTTTATAAAGACGCAGGTTGGTTAGGTGATGGTATTGCTAATAGTAAGTATGTTTCGGGTGTAGGTACTAATTTTACAGGACTTGCTATCGCATCAGCTTATAATAGTGGAATTCGTAATTTTGATGTTGAAAAAGGATATGAAGCGGCTTTGAAAAATGAATTGGAATGGAGAGGAAGAATAGAAGGAGCTGGTAAAATGGATGTTAAACAATTTGTAGAATTGGGTTACTCTCCTCAGATTGACAATATTGGTTTTGATACTAATGGTAATGGTTCTGGATTTTCAGCTTCTCACACTTTAGAATATTCCTATAGTGCTTATGCTGTAGCGCAATTTGCAAAAGCTTTAGGTAAAACGAATGATTACGAAAAATTGATCAAATTATCAGAAGGTTGGAAATTATTGTATGATAAAGAAACCAAATTTATCAGACCTAAACATGCTGATGGTAAATTTGTAGATAATTTTAATCCATCGCAACCATGGAGAGGTTTTCAAGAAGGAAATGCATGGCAATATACGTTTTATGTTCCTCATAATGTTCCTGGATTGGTGGCAACTTTAGGGAAAGATGTTTTTAATGACAGACTGGAAAATATTTTCGAAAAATCACAAAAAAATGTTTTTGGAGGCGGAACTACAATTGATGCTTTTGCAGGATTATCAGGATTTTATAATCATGGAAATCAGCCAAATTTACACATTTCATGGTTGTTTAATTTTTCTGGGAAACCGTATTTGACCCAAAAATGGGTACATGCAATATGCGATGAATTTTACGGTACTGAGGGAATTCATGGATATGGATATGGACAAGATGAAGATCAAGGTCAGTTGGGAGCATGGTACGTAATGTCATCCATAGGTTTATTTGATGTTAAAGGGCTAACAGATGTTAATCCTTCCTTTCAGATAGGAAGTCCATTATTTGATAAAGTTACTATCAAACAGGCAAAAAAATCAGGACGTAAAGATTTTGTAATTAATATTACTAACAATTCAAAAACCAATGTATATCTGGAAGATGTTAATCTAAACGGGAAAAACCTAGATAAGTTATCTATTGACCTAAAAGATATTACCAGAGGAGGAATTTTGAAAATGAATGTAGGTGATAAACCAAGTAGTAAGTGGTCTAATTAA